The Parambassis ranga chromosome 19, fParRan2.1, whole genome shotgun sequence genome contains a region encoding:
- the star2 gene encoding steroidogenic acute regulatory protein, mitochondrial, which produces MLPAVVKLCCGITYPHLRSMAGLQRTAVAVIGQEITHLQRRGQIQHHIRSQARLTCFNEVEDINPVAEKDDRLLYVQQGREAMRKALSMLEDKDGWKVEITESNGDVIYSKVMPGARKVFRLEAVLEASMDELYNLLFVRVEEMHHWNPGIQHVKVLKHVGPETIITHEVSAETAGNLIGQRDFLSVRHSCKQESSVYLGGAATQLESYPPQAGFVRAEDGPTCIVIKALDGDTTKSHFTWLLNMDIKGWLPMSIVNQALPRAQLDFTRHLRRHLSLS; this is translated from the exons ATGCTGCCCGCCGTTGTAAAGCTCTGCTGTGGAATTACATACCCACATCTCAGGAGTATGGCAG gACTTCAACGCACAGCTGTGGCAGTCATTGGCCAGGAGATCACGCACCTGCAGCGACGGGGACAGATCCAGCATCACATCAGATCACAAGCCAGATTAACCTGTTTCAACG AGGTAGAAGACATAAACCCTGTGGCAGAGAAAGATGACAGGCTGCTCTATGTGCAACAAGGACGAGAAGCAATGAGGAAAGCTCTCAGCATGTTGGAGGACAAAGACGGATGGAAGGTTGAGATCACAGAG AGTAACGGGGATGTAATCTATAGCAAAGTGATGCCAGGGGCCAGGAAGGTCTTCAGACTGGAAGCGGTCTTGGAGGCCAGTATGGATGAACTCTATAATCTTCTCTTTGTCAGAGTGGAAGAGATGCACCATTGGAACCCAGGCATACAGCATGTCAAA GTTCTGAAACACGTCGGCCCAGAAACGATCATCACTCATGAGGTTTCAGCTGAGACGGCAGGAAATCTGATCGGCCAGAGGGATTTCCTGAGTGTCCGGCACAGCTGCAAGCAAGAGTCCAGTGTTTATCTCGGAGGAGCGGCAACTCAGCTGGAGTCGTACCCGCCGCAGGCAGGCTTTGTGAG AGCTGAAGATGGGCCAACCTGCATCGTCATAAAGGCACTTGATGGAGATACAACAAAAAGCCACTTCACATGGCTTCTCAATATGGACATTAAG GGCTGGCTGCCAATGTCCATTGTCAATCAAGCTTTGCCCCGAGCACAGCTGGACTTCACCAGACACCTCCGCAGACACCTTAGCCTGAGCTGA